The Salinirubellus salinus genome segment GACGCTCGCGGAGGACCTGGACGAGGAGTACACCGACGCGTTCCGGTCGAAGGTGCTCTACAACGTCGACCGACTCGGGCCGGGCGGGAAGGGGTACATCGAGCAGGAGGAACACGGGAAGTCCTACCGGACGCGACTCTCGCGCATCGGGGAACTGTGGGTCCGGGCGCACGCCGACGCCGATACGGAGCGGGTGAGCGGGTCGGGGACCGGCGCGGAGCCGGAGGACGGCTGACGCCACCTTCGCCAGGTCACTTCGTGTCCGAGTCGAGGTACGTCTCGTAGGCCGACTGGAGGACCCTCGGGGAGCGGTAGTTCCGACGCTCGGCGACGAGCGTCACCACCACGAGGAACACGAGGAAGCCCGCGGCGACCGCCGGGTCGTCGGTCGGGTCGAGTCGGTCGAGCGTCCGGTGGAACCAGAACACGTCCGTCAGCGGCGAGGTCTGGTGGAATCGACGGAGCGCCTCTCGAGCGACGGGACTCACCCAGTGAACGTCGGGGACCATCGCCCACGTGCCGCTTGCCAGGACGACCGTCCGGGGGTACCTTACCGTCGGCAGGAGGGTGAGGAGCAGCGTCGCCATCGCCGCCCCGAACGCGAAGTGCGCGAGTGCCAGCGACACGAGGGAGGGTACGGCCGGCGGCCGCTTAGCCGTTGGCGTGAGCGGGCGACTCGACCGTCGTCACGTCTCCCCCGACGCCTTCACCTTCGCCACCCGCGTCGCCAACGCGAGGAAGACACACGCGACGGTGAGGGTCACCGCCGCCGCCGCCGCGACGTCGTGGGCCGGGACCGTGTGGTCGAACCCCGCCGAGAGCGACAGGAACGGCTCGGCGTTCAACAGCGTGTGGGTGTACGTGTCGAACGGGCTGACGAGGTAGTCCACCACGTCGTTGAGGACGTACCACGCGGTGGCGACGGCGACGGCACCCACGGAGAACGAGGCGTACCGCTGGACGAGGAACGCCTCCACGACCATCGCGAGGTGCGAGGTGACGAGGAACGTGTAGAGGCCGTACTCCCAGAGGAACGCGAGAGTGTCGAGGGAGCCGCCGAGGGCCGCGAGCCCCCCGCTCGGGTACTCGACCGGGAAGGCGGTGAGGACGAACGGCGTCCACGCGCCGAGCTTGATGCAGCCGAAGAACGCGAGCGCGTGGAGCCACGGCACCCGGTCGGCGTACCCGAGCTTCCACGACGCGAGCGAGAGCGCGATGAACAGCGTCGCCAGCGGGGAGTCGGGGACGACGGGCCACGCGGCGACGGGCGTGATGGAGAACTGGAACGAGTAGAACCAGAAGCCGAAGGCGGTACCCGCGAGGTTGACGGCGACGACGAGCCACACCAGCCGGAGCCCGAGGTCCTCCAGCCAGCCGGGGAGGGGCGCGACGTACCACGGCAACCCCTCGCGCTCGGGGAGGGCGTCGGCGGGGAACCGCCGGTCGTAGAGCCGACGGAGGCGGTCCGTGGTTGACATAGGTGTCCGTGTGACTGGGAGTGTAATGCGGCTTGGGGTTCCGGCGTGGGAGGGACACGACCGAGGGTCGACGTGCGGCCGTCGAACCCCCCGCCGAAGACGGCAATCCGTGCGAACCAGTCCCCCGCAAAGACACGCGTTAAGTGGGTCCAATCCTACGATAGACGTATGAGCGACGAAGCGGCGACCGACCTCGAGGAACTCCGTCGTGGCACCGAACTCGTCAAGCGTGGGTTCGCCAAGATGCAGAAGGGCGGCGTCATCATGGACGTCGTGACGCGAGAGCAGG includes the following:
- a CDS encoding DUF1405 domain-containing protein produces the protein MSTTDRLRRLYDRRFPADALPEREGLPWYVAPLPGWLEDLGLRLVWLVVAVNLAGTAFGFWFYSFQFSITPVAAWPVVPDSPLATLFIALSLASWKLGYADRVPWLHALAFFGCIKLGAWTPFVLTAFPVEYPSGGLAALGGSLDTLAFLWEYGLYTFLVTSHLAMVVEAFLVQRYASFSVGAVAVATAWYVLNDVVDYLVSPFDTYTHTLLNAEPFLSLSAGFDHTVPAHDVAAAAAVTLTVACVFLALATRVAKVKASGET